One window of the Pyrus communis chromosome 17, drPyrComm1.1, whole genome shotgun sequence genome contains the following:
- the LOC137722009 gene encoding uncharacterized protein — protein MTPRHCECPKAREKAKESKSVEARFSPRRNHVKPRRLVYGKLLGISRYTLKIDVMNTLEGCNLSLEDVKWDNLTPHDAKTVSQERFLSGCEYDSSSLQIIFRSFPEPSKFATVRFPSQTEAMNAFLAKNKGFCQNGQILIRVLQ, from the exons ATGACGCCGCGCCACTGTGAATGTCCAAAAGCTCGAGAAAAAGCAAAAGAGAGCAAAAGTGTCGAAGCTCGGTTTTCTCCTCGCCGTAATCACGTCAAACCTCGCC GTTTGGTGTATGGGAAGCTGCTTGGAATCTCGAGGTATACACTGAAGATCGATGTGATGAATACGCTGGAGGGCTGTAATTTGAGCCTGGAGGATGTCAAA TGGGACAATCTTACTCCCCATGATGCAAAAACTGTAAGTCAAG AACGGTTTTTGTCTGGTTGTGAATATGATTCATCTTCCCTCCAGATAATTTTCAG GTCTTTCCCAGAACCCTCTAAATTTGCAACTGTTCGCTTTCCGTCTCAAACCGAGGCAATGAATGCATTCCTTGCGAAGAACAAAGGCTTCTGTCAGAATGGTCAAATTTTGATTCGCGTTCTCCAGTAA